The DNA region ATAAAAAAATACGGTGAAGTCAACAAAAATTAATTTGTCAAGACTGGAAAAAGAATTAAAAATATGAAAGAATAAAATTATGAAAATCCCTGAGTAGCCGATTAGTTTTGATCCTACATTTATTATAAATAGGGAGCCTTTCTCCGTTTTTTATAGTGACGTATACCTAATTTACTTTAGGAAACGAATAATCTATAAGGGTGGGCACCCATCCTGGCTGATCACCGGGAATCAAAACAGCGGTTGTTCAGGGCATTTTTATGCCTTTTTATGTTAGTATTTAACCTATGAATAATACATTTACTCTACAAATTAAAAACATTGACGATACAGATAAATTCGCACAAAATATGGCTGAAATCATTTCAGAAGCGGGCGGATTAATTTGTTTATATGGCGATATCGGCGCAGGAAAAACAACTTTTGTAAAACATCTTGCAAAATACCTTGGTATAAAAGAAAAAGTCACCAGCCCGAGCTTTGTTATACTTAACGAATATCATTCAGGGAAAATAAGCCTTTATCACTTTGACCTGTACCGA from bacterium includes:
- the tsaE gene encoding tRNA (adenosine(37)-N6)-threonylcarbamoyltransferase complex ATPase subunit type 1 TsaE, encoding MNNTFTLQIKNIDDTDKFAQNMAEIISEAGGLICLYGDIGAGKTTFVKHLAKYLGIKEKVTSPSFVILNEYHSGKISLYHFDLYRLEREGLESILEELHEYTENDKALAIIEWAEFSSGDLPEKRIEIEIKYIDEEKRAFLIKAFGDMNIKILEQIKEFYKQKTV